In a single window of the Nitrospinota bacterium genome:
- a CDS encoding 3-oxoacyl-ACP synthase III: MKFENVCIESVGYILPPNVVTSAMIEERLAPLYDRLKLPHGRLELMSGIRERRFWNPGTRPSAVAQEAGKQAVAASGIPLEKFGALFHCAVCRDYLEPATASFEHNSLGLRPDCMVFDISNACLGVLNGIITLAAMIELGHIEAGIVMAGEMGETLVESTINSLLSDPNVTRQSVKLAFASLTIGSGAVAVTLASRKISKTGLKLIGGVARADTSSNNLCTSDMDLGFSSNATPLMQTDSEELLKAGCKLAADTWKDFISHTGWNPETISRCFTHQVGVAHRRLLYQSIGVDMAKDFATLEFLGNVGSVSLPITFGMGLEQEAFKKGDRAVLMGIGSGLNSVMLGLEW; this comes from the coding sequence ATGAAGTTCGAAAACGTCTGTATTGAATCGGTTGGGTATATTCTTCCGCCCAACGTGGTTACCTCAGCCATGATAGAGGAACGCCTGGCGCCTCTTTACGACCGTCTCAAACTGCCCCATGGAAGGCTGGAGCTTATGTCCGGCATCCGGGAACGCAGGTTCTGGAACCCCGGCACGCGGCCCAGCGCCGTGGCCCAGGAGGCGGGCAAACAAGCCGTGGCCGCGTCGGGAATACCGCTGGAAAAATTCGGCGCGCTGTTCCATTGCGCGGTTTGCAGGGATTACCTGGAGCCTGCCACCGCCAGTTTTGAGCACAACAGCCTGGGGTTGCGCCCCGACTGCATGGTGTTCGACATATCCAACGCTTGCCTTGGAGTATTGAACGGAATAATTACACTGGCCGCGATGATTGAGCTTGGCCATATCGAGGCGGGAATAGTGATGGCGGGGGAGATGGGTGAAACGCTGGTGGAAAGCACCATAAACTCGCTGTTGTCCGACCCTAACGTTACCCGGCAAAGCGTGAAACTGGCTTTCGCCTCGCTCACCATAGGCTCCGGAGCAGTGGCCGTAACGCTGGCCTCCCGCAAAATATCCAAAACCGGCCTCAAGCTTATTGGGGGCGTGGCCCGGGCGGACACTTCCAGCAACAACCTGTGCACCAGCGATATGGACCTGGGCTTCAGTTCCAACGCCACGCCGCTGATGCAAACCGATTCGGAAGAGCTTTTGAAAGCGGGTTGCAAACTGGCCGCCGATACGTGGAAAGATTTCATCAGCCATACCGGCTGGAACCCGGAAACCATAAGCCGCTGTTTCACCCATCAGGTGGGAGTGGCCCACCGGCGCCTGTTGTATCAATCCATCGGGGTGGACATGGCCAAAGATTTCGCCACTCTGGAGTTTTTGGGGAACGTGGGGTCGGTTTCCCTGCCCATAACCTTTGGCATGGGGCTGGAGCAAGAAGCGTTCAAGAAAGGGGATAGGGCTGTGTTGATGGGCATAGGAAGCGGGCTCAACAGCGTAATGCTGGGGCTGGAATGGTGA
- a CDS encoding 16S rRNA (uracil(1498)-N(3))-methyltransferase, whose protein sequence is MRLFIVEPGAVTGDTVTIQGPDARHICAVLRMAPGDIITVSTGEGPKLSCEISRIERDLVEAQVIGESHSKASTAPSITLAQALPKGRKMDDIIRMNCELGVEKIIPVITERCVARPDEAGMKQKVERWRAIAKAAAQQCRAHKPAMVADVSTIDEIPLADISITLWEEETASLKSALADSGEGRSLILVVGPEGGLSADEARRLTARGFVTASLGGTVLRTETAGLCAVSAALYHFSKA, encoded by the coding sequence TTGAGGCTGTTCATCGTGGAGCCCGGCGCCGTGACGGGGGACACCGTTACCATCCAGGGGCCGGACGCCCGCCACATATGCGCCGTGTTACGCATGGCGCCGGGGGACATCATTACCGTATCCACCGGCGAAGGCCCGAAACTGTCCTGCGAAATAAGCCGTATCGAGCGCGACCTGGTGGAAGCGCAAGTTATCGGCGAGAGTCATTCGAAAGCCTCCACCGCCCCTTCTATAACCCTGGCCCAGGCGCTTCCCAAGGGCAGGAAGATGGACGATATCATCCGAATGAACTGTGAGTTGGGGGTGGAGAAGATAATACCTGTCATTACGGAACGGTGCGTGGCCAGGCCGGACGAGGCGGGCATGAAACAAAAGGTTGAGCGCTGGAGGGCTATCGCCAAGGCCGCGGCGCAACAGTGCCGGGCCCATAAACCGGCCATGGTGGCCGATGTCTCCACCATAGATGAGATACCTTTGGCGGACATTTCCATTACGCTATGGGAGGAAGAAACCGCCTCCTTAAAGTCCGCGCTGGCCGATAGCGGCGAAGGCCGTTCGTTGATACTGGTGGTGGGGCCTGAAGGGGGTTTGAGCGCCGATGAAGCGCGAAGGCTTACGGCCCGGGGGTTTGTTACCGCCTCGCTGGGCGGAACTGTTTTGCGGACCGAAACCGCCGGGCTTTGCGCGGTGAGCGCGGCGCTTTACCATTTCAGCAAGGCGTGA
- a CDS encoding AMP-binding protein yields the protein MSGLFNVGDLLTTASGKYAGRVAVSVPISGHGASTRYQHHTFRQLNDECDRYARGLRELGIKDGARTLLFVKPGFDFMALAFALFKTGAVPVMIDPGVGKQNFLNCVRQAEASALIGIPKAHIGRILYPGYFRTVDKFITVGPRLFWGGHSWKKVRKEGAEPFTTAPTREEDTAAILFTSGSTGAPKGVVYEHGIFGAQVRLIQRQYGITGNDVDLPAFPLFALFSVSMGMRVVIPRIDPTRPVSADPAEVVEAINSQKVTFTFGSPAIWRKVSAYCVDNGVKLPTLKKALMAGAPVRDSIHHRLLRHGVLSPGAATHTPFGATECLPIADITGEEVLSETSESTKQGHGVCVGKPLPEIRVEIIGINDGVIDNWDETLCLAPGRIGEIAATGPVVTRQYYGLPENTRLAKIYDKKTGAVWHRMGDAGYKDEKGRIWFCGRKSHRVVTNNGPLFTIPCEAVFNQHPQVFRSALIGIGQAPEQMPVIVVELNRSSCDADKGKIASELFELGAKNPISAPIKLIVFHNEFPTDARHNAKIFRENLKDWAESLPASGFYKAAP from the coding sequence ATGAGCGGTCTTTTCAACGTTGGCGATCTGCTCACCACCGCCTCGGGTAAATACGCCGGCAGGGTAGCCGTGTCTGTCCCCATAAGCGGGCATGGCGCCAGCACCCGATACCAACACCACACTTTCCGCCAGTTGAACGATGAGTGCGACAGGTACGCCAGGGGTCTTCGGGAATTGGGGATAAAAGACGGGGCGCGAACCCTGCTATTCGTAAAACCGGGATTCGATTTTATGGCGTTGGCGTTCGCCCTTTTCAAGACCGGCGCCGTGCCGGTGATGATTGATCCCGGCGTGGGGAAACAGAATTTTTTAAACTGCGTCCGGCAGGCTGAAGCCTCGGCCCTTATCGGTATTCCCAAGGCCCACATAGGCAGGATTCTTTATCCTGGTTACTTTAGGACCGTTGATAAATTCATCACGGTGGGGCCCAGGCTTTTCTGGGGCGGCCATTCGTGGAAAAAGGTTAGAAAAGAGGGCGCCGAACCATTCACAACGGCCCCCACAAGGGAAGAAGACACCGCCGCCATCCTGTTCACCTCCGGCTCCACCGGCGCCCCGAAAGGGGTGGTTTATGAGCATGGCATTTTCGGCGCGCAGGTGCGGCTGATACAAAGACAGTACGGGATAACCGGGAACGATGTGGACCTGCCGGCGTTCCCGCTTTTCGCCCTCTTCTCGGTGTCCATGGGCATGAGGGTGGTGATCCCGAGAATAGATCCCACACGCCCGGTTTCCGCCGACCCGGCGGAAGTGGTGGAGGCAATCAACAGCCAGAAAGTCACTTTCACTTTCGGCTCCCCTGCCATATGGCGAAAGGTGAGCGCCTATTGCGTGGATAACGGCGTGAAACTGCCCACGTTAAAAAAAGCGCTCATGGCCGGAGCGCCGGTGAGGGACTCCATCCACCACCGTCTGCTACGGCATGGGGTCCTATCCCCGGGCGCGGCCACGCACACACCCTTCGGCGCAACCGAATGTCTTCCGATAGCCGACATCACCGGTGAGGAAGTTTTGAGCGAAACCTCGGAATCCACCAAACAGGGACATGGGGTATGCGTGGGAAAACCGTTGCCGGAGATCCGGGTGGAGATAATCGGGATCAATGACGGGGTGATTGATAATTGGGATGAAACCCTTTGCCTTGCCCCAGGCCGGATTGGCGAAATCGCCGCCACAGGGCCAGTGGTGACCAGGCAATATTACGGACTGCCCGAAAACACCCGGCTGGCGAAGATATATGATAAAAAAACCGGCGCGGTGTGGCACCGTATGGGGGACGCCGGATACAAGGATGAAAAAGGCAGGATATGGTTCTGCGGCAGGAAAAGCCACCGGGTGGTCACAAATAATGGCCCTTTGTTCACCATCCCCTGCGAGGCGGTGTTCAACCAGCATCCGCAGGTGTTCCGGTCCGCGCTCATTGGCATCGGGCAGGCGCCTGAGCAGATGCCCGTGATAGTGGTGGAGTTGAACCGCTCATCCTGCGATGCGGATAAAGGGAAAATCGCCTCGGAGCTTTTTGAATTGGGAGCCAAAAACCCGATCAGCGCTCCCATCAAGTTAATCGTGTTCCATAATGAATTTCCTACCGATGCCCGGCACAACGCCAAGATATTCCGCGAAAATCTTAAAGACTGGGCCGAGTCCCTGCCCGCTTCCGGTTTCTACAAGGCGGCGCCATGA
- a CDS encoding alpha/beta fold hydrolase gives MGIDLADIRDEYPFTPKRIDINGHQLSYLDEGPEEAPVILALHGNPTWSFYYRKLALALRGEFRVIAPDHMGCGLSDKPQDYDYTLKTHIGNLSALVAKLKLERFTLAVHDWGGAIGFGHAIRNPEMVKSIIIFNTAAFPSTDVPMRIKVCAWPYVGEFLVRKLNAFAGGAINLKMATNKPERLTHTVKQGYLGPYDSPENRIAIARFVQDIPMSPAHPTYRLVENIGDNLKIFENTPSLALWGMKDFCFHEGFLKEWLKRLKNVEAHMLTNAGHLALEDAHEEIIPFIKAFLERTQ, from the coding sequence ATGGGGATTGATCTGGCCGACATAAGGGACGAATACCCGTTCACCCCCAAAAGAATAGACATAAACGGCCATCAGCTAAGTTATCTGGACGAGGGGCCGGAGGAGGCGCCGGTAATACTGGCCCTGCATGGCAACCCCACATGGTCGTTCTATTACCGGAAACTGGCGCTGGCCTTGCGGGGGGAGTTCCGGGTGATAGCCCCGGACCATATGGGTTGCGGCCTTTCGGACAAACCGCAGGATTACGATTACACCCTTAAAACGCATATAGGCAACCTGTCGGCGCTTGTTGCCAAACTAAAGCTGGAACGGTTCACGCTGGCGGTGCATGACTGGGGCGGGGCCATAGGTTTTGGCCACGCCATCAGGAATCCGGAGATGGTTAAATCCATCATCATTTTCAACACCGCCGCTTTCCCCTCAACCGACGTGCCTATGAGGATAAAAGTTTGCGCGTGGCCCTATGTGGGGGAGTTTCTTGTAAGGAAACTCAACGCATTCGCCGGTGGGGCCATAAACCTTAAAATGGCCACCAACAAACCGGAGAGGCTTACCCACACGGTAAAACAGGGCTACCTGGGCCCATACGACAGCCCGGAGAACAGGATAGCCATTGCCCGGTTCGTGCAGGACATTCCCATGTCGCCCGCCCACCCTACTTACAGGCTGGTGGAGAACATAGGCGATAACCTGAAGATTTTCGAGAACACCCCTTCCCTGGCCCTTTGGGGCATGAAGGATTTCTGCTTCCACGAGGGGTTTCTAAAAGAATGGCTCAAAAGGCTGAAAAACGTGGAGGCGCACATGCTAACCAACGCCGGGCATCTGGCGCTGGAAGACGCCCACGAGGAGATAATCCCCTTCATAAAGGCGTTCCTTGAAAGAACCCAATGA
- a CDS encoding PAS domain S-box protein — translation MRKAAMDLKRDDDWHKSILNTTNDGFLAFDDKLRFLEVNAAYCKMTGYGHDELLKMSVLDVEADHNPDKMTIQKEKIDKTGFTRFETRHRRKDGSLVDVDLSVSYLPQYEGGRFICFLRDITEAKLARTRLRESEEKFRIISESANDALIMVNQRWEVSYWNRAAERIFGWPAGEVVGAQLFGLLLPSANRADDNRVSGLFSQTGEGPQYGKTVELAVSRRDGMVFPAEFSWSILRAGDGWNAIGVVRDVSERKKKMEELMLQSEKMAIIGQVAAGVAHEINNPLGFVYSNQAWIERNCVAAFDLMGEEGGVITPEIKTRILRLKESLREVMAESAEGLKRIMKIVQDLKTFSHPSGEMWELSDIITIVNSALNMMRHEIKYRADINCEYGPARMVECVPAQLGQVFMNILLNAAQAMDARGVITIRTSAENGGVVVEIRDTGKGIQPEHLNRIFDPFFTIKPAGVGTGLGLALSREIINRHHGTISAESEFGHGAVFRVWLPVAQPHPEPVVF, via the coding sequence ATGCGTAAGGCGGCCATGGATTTGAAGCGTGACGATGATTGGCATAAATCAATATTGAACACCACCAACGACGGTTTCCTGGCTTTTGACGATAAACTGCGGTTTCTGGAGGTTAACGCCGCATACTGCAAAATGACCGGGTATGGTCACGATGAACTGCTGAAAATGTCGGTGCTTGACGTTGAAGCCGATCACAATCCCGATAAAATGACCATCCAAAAGGAAAAAATAGACAAGACCGGCTTCACGCGCTTTGAGACCCGCCACAGGCGGAAGGATGGAAGCCTTGTGGATGTTGATCTAAGCGTCTCATATCTCCCCCAATATGAAGGCGGGCGGTTCATATGCTTTCTCCGCGACATCACAGAAGCGAAGCTGGCGCGGACCAGGTTGCGGGAAAGCGAGGAAAAATTCAGGATAATCAGCGAATCCGCCAACGACGCCTTGATCATGGTGAATCAACGGTGGGAGGTGTCTTATTGGAACCGCGCCGCCGAGCGGATATTCGGCTGGCCGGCCGGGGAGGTTGTCGGGGCGCAATTATTTGGTCTGCTCCTTCCATCGGCGAACCGCGCCGACGATAACCGGGTCTCCGGCCTTTTCAGCCAGACGGGCGAGGGGCCCCAATACGGAAAAACCGTGGAATTGGCCGTTTCCAGACGCGATGGGATGGTTTTTCCGGCGGAATTTTCGTGGTCCATACTTAGAGCTGGCGACGGATGGAACGCCATTGGAGTGGTAAGAGACGTGTCGGAGCGTAAGAAGAAAATGGAGGAACTTATGCTCCAGTCCGAAAAAATGGCGATTATCGGGCAAGTGGCGGCGGGGGTAGCCCATGAGATCAACAACCCGCTTGGTTTTGTTTATTCAAACCAGGCATGGATTGAAAGAAACTGTGTCGCCGCTTTCGACTTGATGGGCGAAGAGGGGGGCGTTATCACTCCCGAGATCAAAACCCGGATTCTGCGGTTGAAAGAAAGCTTGCGCGAAGTGATGGCCGAATCGGCGGAAGGGCTAAAAAGGATCATGAAAATCGTGCAGGACTTAAAAACATTTTCCCATCCATCGGGCGAAATGTGGGAGCTTTCCGACATCATAACGATAGTGAACAGCGCCCTGAACATGATGCGCCACGAGATAAAATACAGGGCCGATATCAATTGTGAATATGGCCCGGCGCGGATGGTGGAATGCGTTCCGGCGCAACTGGGGCAGGTTTTCATGAATATTTTGTTAAACGCGGCCCAGGCCATGGATGCGCGTGGCGTCATAACCATAAGGACCAGCGCGGAAAATGGCGGCGTTGTGGTGGAAATCAGGGATACCGGTAAAGGAATCCAGCCCGAACATTTGAACCGGATATTCGATCCGTTTTTCACCATCAAGCCCGCAGGTGTGGGTACAGGATTGGGTCTTGCCCTGTCGCGCGAAATCATAAACAGACATCATGGGACAATATCCGCCGAAAGCGAATTCGGTCACGGGGCTGTTTTCCGTGTATGGCTTCCTGTTGCCCAGCCCCATCCGGAGCCGGTGGTATTTTGA
- the pheS gene encoding phenylalanine--tRNA ligase subunit alpha, with translation MGNTAENDIQNIRDEFISSLTAAEGLAGVESVRVKYLGKKGTITNILKSLGGLSPEERKAAGALANKLKAEAESLVAEREERFKKEERARKLKEEQLDISLPGAYYRAGSSHPIPATLIEICEVFTAIGFTVAEGPEIDTEENNFDMLNFKKDHPARDMQDTFYISEGILLRAHTSTVQIRTMLKQKPPIAIVAPGRVYRRDSDQTHSPMFHQIEGLFVDTNVTFRDLKGILKIFLESTFRKGIPIRFRPSFFPFTEPSAEVDIGCTVCNGSGCRMCKNTGWLEIMGCGMVDPNVFEAVGVDPKVYSGCAFGMGVERIAMLKYRLSDIRKFYENDMRFNRQFTGLR, from the coding sequence ATGGGAAATACCGCTGAAAACGACATACAAAACATCCGGGACGAATTTATAAGCTCGCTTACGGCCGCCGAGGGGCTGGCCGGGGTGGAAAGCGTCCGCGTCAAATACCTGGGCAAAAAGGGGACAATAACCAACATCTTAAAATCCCTGGGGGGCCTTTCGCCGGAGGAGCGCAAGGCGGCGGGCGCTCTGGCCAACAAGCTTAAAGCCGAAGCCGAAAGCCTTGTGGCCGAAAGGGAAGAGCGTTTTAAAAAAGAAGAGCGCGCCCGCAAGCTGAAAGAAGAACAGCTGGACATCAGCCTGCCTGGCGCCTACTACCGCGCGGGCAGTTCCCACCCCATTCCGGCCACCCTTATCGAAATATGCGAGGTGTTCACAGCCATAGGTTTCACCGTGGCCGAGGGGCCGGAGATAGACACCGAAGAGAACAACTTCGACATGCTCAATTTCAAGAAAGACCATCCCGCCCGCGACATGCAGGACACTTTCTACATAAGCGAGGGTATCCTTTTACGCGCCCACACCTCCACGGTGCAGATACGCACCATGCTAAAACAGAAACCGCCCATCGCCATAGTGGCGCCGGGGCGGGTGTACAGGCGCGATTCGGACCAGACCCATTCCCCCATGTTCCACCAGATTGAAGGGCTGTTCGTTGACACAAACGTGACCTTCAGGGACTTGAAGGGGATACTGAAAATCTTCCTGGAATCCACGTTCCGCAAGGGCATTCCCATACGGTTCAGGCCCAGTTTCTTTCCGTTCACCGAGCCTTCCGCCGAGGTGGACATAGGTTGCACAGTGTGTAACGGCTCCGGATGCAGGATGTGCAAGAACACCGGCTGGCTGGAGATAATGGGTTGCGGCATGGTGGACCCAAACGTGTTCGAGGCGGTGGGGGTGGACCCGAAGGTTTACTCCGGTTGCGCTTTCGGGATGGGCGTGGAGCGCATAGCCATGCTCAAATACAGGTTGTCGGACATCCGCAAATTCTACGAGAACGACATGCGGTTCAACCGGCAGTTCACGGGTTTGCGGTAA
- a CDS encoding alanine--glyoxylate aminotransferase family protein, which translates to MKKRYLISPGPTPVPEEALLEMAKPIMHHRTPQFSAIFAECAAGLKEIFGTGQDVLMLASSGTGAMESAIVNLFSPGDTVLVVNAGKFGERWGKISEAYGLNVEWLNVPWGEGVSPDAVAEALERNPKIAAVLTQGSETSTTAAHPIKELAKLTEGKDTLLIVDGITSVGVVDMPMDGWGIDVLITGSQKALMLPPGLAFIALSERAWKRTKTSKLPKYYFDLNRELKNYKEHTTAYTPAVSLICGLRVVLKMLFDEGLENTYKRHDLLARACRAGTAALGLRPLAPASPANSATGVYLPEGVDGGKLIKDLRDNYGVTFAGGQDSLKGKIVRIAHLGYFDSFDMVIAMGALEMALAKTGKPVTMGAGVAAAQAVLNARYGG; encoded by the coding sequence ATGAAGAAACGGTACCTAATATCCCCCGGCCCCACCCCAGTGCCAGAAGAAGCCTTGCTGGAGATGGCAAAACCCATTATGCACCATCGCACACCGCAATTTTCGGCCATATTCGCCGAGTGCGCCGCAGGTTTAAAGGAGATATTCGGCACCGGGCAGGATGTGCTTATGCTGGCATCTTCCGGCACGGGGGCGATGGAATCGGCCATTGTGAACCTGTTCTCCCCGGGAGACACGGTTCTGGTGGTGAACGCCGGGAAATTCGGCGAGCGCTGGGGCAAGATATCCGAGGCGTATGGGCTGAACGTGGAATGGCTCAACGTGCCATGGGGCGAGGGGGTATCTCCGGATGCCGTGGCCGAAGCGCTGGAGCGCAACCCGAAGATTGCGGCGGTGCTCACCCAGGGGTCGGAGACATCAACCACGGCGGCCCATCCCATAAAGGAACTGGCCAAACTCACCGAGGGGAAAGACACGCTTCTGATCGTGGACGGCATCACCTCCGTCGGCGTGGTGGACATGCCCATGGATGGATGGGGCATAGACGTGCTGATAACCGGCTCGCAAAAAGCGTTGATGCTTCCGCCGGGGCTGGCTTTCATCGCCCTTTCGGAGCGGGCCTGGAAAAGGACGAAAACATCGAAACTCCCCAAATATTATTTCGACCTGAACCGGGAGTTGAAAAACTACAAGGAACACACCACCGCGTACACTCCCGCTGTCTCCTTGATATGCGGCCTGCGTGTGGTGTTGAAGATGCTGTTCGACGAGGGTCTTGAGAACACCTACAAGCGGCACGACCTGCTGGCCCGGGCATGCCGGGCGGGAACGGCGGCGCTGGGTTTAAGGCCGCTGGCGCCCGCCTCCCCGGCAAATTCGGCCACCGGCGTGTATCTGCCGGAAGGGGTGGACGGCGGCAAGCTGATAAAAGACCTGCGGGACAATTACGGCGTAACCTTCGCCGGGGGACAGGACTCGCTGAAGGGCAAGATCGTGCGGATAGCCCATCTGGGTTATTTCGACTCGTTCGACATGGTAATCGCCATGGGCGCTCTGGAGATGGCGCTGGCCAAAACCGGCAAGCCCGTAACCATGGGAGCGGGAGTGGCCGCGGCCCAGGCTGTGCTGAACGCCAGGTACGGCGGCTGA
- a CDS encoding pyridoxal phosphate-dependent aminotransferase produces MPREPSGRVSKITQFIVMDVLEEARRMERAGENIIHLEIGEPDFDTPEPARKAAIAAIEGGHIKYTPSLGLPELREAISASFTKDYGVEVNPERIIVTAGSSNALFMALASLIDTGDEVIIADPCYSCYPNFIRFLGGTPVYAQARESEGFQLTMESVKRKLSLKTKAIIINSPSNPSGSMMGRHAMERLASLGVSIVSDEIYHGLHYEDKPTSILELPGDNIVINGFSKRYAMTGWRLGYAITPGNLVRPMQKLQQNLYISASSVAQWAALSAITECASHVEEMRTVFNRRRLLMIDGLERIGLKIAIRPKGAFYVFVDVSGFSGDSLSFAMEALAKAKVAVAPGVDFGPSGEGYIRLSYATSEENIKEGVRRLGAFLGR; encoded by the coding sequence ATGCCGCGCGAGCCTTCCGGACGGGTATCCAAAATCACCCAGTTCATCGTAATGGACGTGCTGGAGGAAGCCCGGCGAATGGAACGGGCCGGGGAAAACATAATCCACCTGGAGATAGGCGAGCCGGATTTCGACACGCCGGAGCCCGCGCGGAAAGCCGCCATCGCCGCCATTGAGGGTGGGCACATAAAATACACCCCAAGCCTGGGCCTGCCGGAACTGCGGGAGGCCATATCCGCAAGCTTCACGAAAGATTATGGGGTGGAAGTAAATCCGGAACGGATAATCGTAACCGCCGGGTCATCCAACGCCCTGTTCATGGCCCTGGCGTCGCTTATTGATACTGGCGACGAGGTGATAATCGCCGATCCGTGTTACTCGTGCTACCCGAACTTCATAAGGTTCCTTGGTGGAACACCGGTGTATGCGCAAGCGCGGGAGAGCGAGGGTTTTCAATTAACCATGGAGAGCGTGAAAAGAAAGCTTTCCCTAAAGACAAAAGCCATCATAATAAACTCCCCATCGAACCCATCCGGCTCCATGATGGGCAGGCATGCCATGGAGCGCCTGGCAAGTCTTGGCGTTAGCATAGTGTCCGACGAGATTTATCACGGCCTGCATTACGAGGATAAACCAACCTCTATCCTTGAACTGCCCGGCGACAATATCGTGATAAACGGGTTCTCCAAACGGTACGCCATGACCGGCTGGAGGCTGGGATACGCCATAACGCCCGGAAACCTGGTCCGGCCCATGCAAAAACTCCAGCAAAACCTGTATATTTCCGCCTCGTCGGTGGCCCAGTGGGCGGCCCTTTCGGCTATCACGGAATGCGCCAGCCATGTGGAAGAGATGCGGACGGTGTTCAACCGCAGAAGGCTCTTGATGATTGATGGGCTGGAGCGGATTGGATTGAAAATAGCCATCCGGCCCAAAGGGGCGTTCTACGTTTTTGTGGACGTTTCAGGATTCTCCGGCGACTCGCTTTCGTTCGCCATGGAGGCGCTGGCGAAAGCCAAGGTGGCCGTGGCGCCGGGGGTGGATTTCGGCCCGTCCGGCGAGGGATACATCCGCCTTAGCTACGCCACCAGCGAAGAGAACATTAAAGAAGGCGTAAGACGGCTTGGGGCGTTCCTGGGCCGGTAA
- a CDS encoding RDD family protein → MENISEENPAPPAAPALPPPLEGPSPSIAPPALYASFIRRFVAYFLDNFIIVIFTVIVSVGTLAGDTSDMGEFEALFSLVWLVYGLNSVAFIGYFTLATANGGQTPGKYLLGIKVVGTNGMDIDYIRAFIRAIGYFISSFLYIGFIYALFDKKSQSFHDKMADTVVVEKD, encoded by the coding sequence GTGGAAAATATAAGCGAGGAAAATCCGGCGCCGCCCGCCGCTCCCGCATTGCCTCCCCCTCTGGAGGGTCCTTCTCCTTCCATAGCCCCCCCTGCCCTTTACGCCTCGTTTATCCGGCGGTTCGTGGCATATTTTCTGGATAACTTCATAATCGTCATATTCACCGTTATCGTTTCGGTGGGCACACTGGCGGGCGATACGAGTGATATGGGAGAATTCGAGGCGCTGTTCTCGCTGGTATGGCTGGTTTACGGCCTAAACTCCGTCGCATTCATCGGCTATTTCACCCTGGCCACGGCCAACGGCGGCCAAACCCCCGGCAAATACCTGTTGGGCATAAAGGTCGTTGGAACCAACGGAATGGATATAGATTATATTCGCGCCTTCATCCGGGCTATCGGCTATTTTATCAGCTCTTTCCTGTACATCGGGTTTATCTACGCCCTGTTCGACAAAAAAAGCCAGTCGTTCCATGACAAAATGGCCGACACGGTTGTGGTGGAAAAGGATTAG
- a CDS encoding NAD-dependent epimerase/dehydratase family protein: MKALVTGGGGFLGRYIVEKLLAAGADVQTLSRNPQPELIAMGVKTFCGDVGESDEVMKATAGVDTVFHVAAKVGIGGNHREFHQTNVVGTRNVINACRAQGARKLVFTSSPSVVFDGKPHEGIDETYPYPAKHTAFYPMTKAIAEREVLEANGPGLLTCSLRPHLVWGPRDTNLIPRLLARAKAGRLRIVGDGANLIDTVYVENAADAHLLAAQRLETGSKVAGSAYFISQGEPVNCWEFVNRILEKLGGKPVTKHIPYPVAYTIGGALEFIYGVLGRNDEPPMTRFLAQQLAMPHYFNITKAREELGYTPLVNTEEGLERLAKTFQA; the protein is encoded by the coding sequence ATGAAAGCGCTGGTAACCGGCGGAGGCGGCTTTTTGGGGCGGTATATCGTAGAAAAGCTTTTAGCGGCTGGGGCCGATGTTCAAACCCTGTCGCGAAACCCTCAGCCGGAGCTTATCGCCATGGGGGTGAAGACGTTCTGCGGCGACGTGGGCGAAAGCGATGAGGTGATGAAAGCCACGGCTGGGGTGGACACGGTTTTCCATGTGGCGGCCAAGGTTGGTATCGGCGGGAATCACCGGGAGTTTCACCAGACAAACGTGGTGGGCACGCGGAACGTTATCAACGCCTGCAGGGCCCAGGGCGCGCGGAAACTGGTATTCACCAGTTCGCCTTCGGTGGTGTTCGACGGCAAACCCCACGAAGGAATAGACGAGACATACCCATACCCTGCCAAACACACAGCCTTCTACCCCATGACCAAGGCCATAGCGGAGCGGGAGGTTTTAGAGGCCAACGGCCCCGGACTTTTAACATGCTCCCTCAGGCCACATCTGGTATGGGGCCCCCGGGACACGAATTTAATCCCCCGCCTGCTGGCCCGCGCCAAGGCCGGACGGCTACGGATAGTGGGCGATGGCGCAAACCTTATAGACACCGTATATGTGGAGAACGCGGCGGATGCCCATCTATTGGCGGCCCAGCGGCTGGAAACAGGCTCCAAAGTGGCGGGTTCCGCCTATTTCATAAGCCAGGGGGAGCCGGTGAACTGCTGGGAGTTCGTAAACCGCATCCTGGAAAAACTGGGAGGGAAACCGGTGACCAAACATATCCCGTACCCGGTGGCGTACACAATCGGCGGGGCGCTGGAATTTATCTATGGCGTTTTGGGACGAAACGACGAGCCGCCCATGACCCGGTTTCTTGCGCAACAACTGGCCATGCCCCACTACTTTAATATAACAAAGGCCAGGGAAGAGTTAGGCTACACCCCATTAGTAAACACGGAAGAGGGGCTGGAGAGGTTAGCGAAGACTTTTCAGGCATAG